One window of Streptomyces sp. SUK 48 genomic DNA carries:
- a CDS encoding ATP-binding protein codes for MNQESQQTALAQKPPRQFSVPLSATRRGARLARLLAVEQLDSWGVPLDPARLIVAELATNAVLHGRVPGRSFRLTLAVPAPGLLRIEVTDTRAESLPVRNPAPSESGYGLLLVDTLSTRWGIRRGPVPCKTVWAECVFS; via the coding sequence GTGAATCAGGAATCTCAGCAGACCGCGCTGGCGCAAAAGCCACCGCGCCAGTTCTCCGTACCGCTGTCGGCCACCCGCAGGGGCGCCCGCCTGGCGAGGCTCCTCGCGGTCGAGCAACTGGATTCGTGGGGAGTCCCGTTGGACCCGGCCCGGCTGATCGTGGCCGAGCTGGCGACGAACGCCGTGCTGCACGGCAGGGTCCCGGGCCGCAGCTTCCGCCTGACCCTGGCGGTACCGGCCCCGGGCCTCCTGCGCATCGAGGTCACGGACACCCGCGCGGAATCCCTCCCGGTCCGCAACCCCGCCCCCTCCGAATCCGGCTACGGCCTCCTCCTGGTCGACACCCTGTCCACCCGCTGGGGCATCCGCCGGGGCCCGGTGCCGTGCAAGACGGTGTGGGCGGAGTGCGTGTTTTCATGA
- a CDS encoding DUF5753 domain-containing protein: MSDWDAELEDEEAGAVIRTVARQLKLWREAAGLTQAEFGTLIGYGEELVSSVERRRRIPRPEYLDAADEALGASGKISAMRTDLEEVRYPKKVRDLKKLEAESTELCAYNNSAVHGLLQTEEYARAGLRTRRPAFTADELEQRVAARLARQQIINDTSPRPAFSFVQCESTLRRPIGGRMVMRSQLERLLEVAELPHVDLQVLPLSLEENSGLDGSFRLLRLNDGTTVGHLEVQHISRVITNPKEVQLLEMRYGIIRAQALNPRESSARIEKVLGET, from the coding sequence GTGAGCGACTGGGACGCGGAACTGGAGGACGAGGAGGCCGGGGCCGTCATTCGTACGGTAGCCCGGCAACTCAAACTGTGGCGCGAGGCGGCGGGCCTCACCCAGGCCGAGTTCGGCACGCTGATCGGGTACGGGGAGGAACTCGTCTCCTCGGTGGAGCGGAGACGGCGGATCCCTCGTCCCGAGTATCTCGACGCGGCGGACGAGGCGTTGGGCGCCAGCGGCAAGATCTCCGCGATGAGGACGGACCTGGAGGAGGTCCGGTACCCCAAGAAGGTACGGGATCTGAAGAAACTTGAGGCGGAGTCGACCGAGCTGTGTGCCTACAACAACTCCGCAGTACATGGGCTGTTGCAGACGGAGGAATACGCAAGGGCAGGACTCCGCACGCGTCGCCCGGCCTTCACGGCGGACGAGCTGGAGCAGCGGGTTGCCGCTCGGCTGGCCCGTCAGCAGATCATCAACGACACGTCGCCCCGGCCTGCCTTCAGCTTCGTGCAGTGCGAATCGACGCTACGTCGACCCATCGGGGGCAGGATGGTCATGCGTAGCCAACTCGAACGGCTTTTGGAAGTAGCCGAGTTACCTCACGTCGACCTACAGGTACTTCCCCTGAGCCTTGAGGAGAACTCCGGTCTCGACGGTTCGTTCAGGCTGCTCCGACTCAACGACGGCACCACCGTCGGACACTTGGAGGTGCAGCACATCAGCCGGGTGATCACCAACCCGAAAGAGGTGCAGCTCCTAGAGATGCGCTATGGAATCATCCGGGCACAGGCTCTCAACCCCCGAGAGTCGTCGGCCCGCATCGAGAAAGTGCTTGGAGAGACATGA
- a CDS encoding DUF397 domain-containing protein, with protein MKLEWIKSSYSTPDGPDCVEVAAVPEQILVRDSKNPTGPRLALTPTTWASFLPYASKH; from the coding sequence ATGAAGCTGGAGTGGATAAAGAGCAGCTACAGCACGCCCGACGGACCGGACTGCGTCGAAGTAGCTGCCGTTCCCGAGCAGATCCTCGTCCGCGACTCCAAGAACCCCACCGGCCCCCGCCTCGCCCTCACCCCCACCACCTGGGCGAGCTTCCTGCCCTACGCGTCGAAGCACTGA
- a CDS encoding AAA family ATPase, with translation MAERLFTWVDVDAHLAEAAVAGEWPDWLLEADAWWDGLELSVRPGTTEAMVRDWLDALFGLGSTAEHDGGLELGLDRPSSHAPDALEVRLVAAGQREKVTRRPRLGERRVVRELGESLARPLSAEFPGDKQLIAFHSFKGGVGRTLHAVALADHLAMRGQRVLLIDADLEAPGITWMYQAQHGRCDIAYEDLLALLHSAQQGDATRAVEIAAAFLPNQRVSKYPGTGWVTVLPAGRRTRLGPPRIAPADLLTEDRSPYFLSESLAALAEAAGADTVVLDLRAGASELAAPILLDPRVMRVFVTTVSSQSLQGTETLIRQLGGQSPAVAGVDPAPGAVITQYRLDVHDGHAEQARTRLSAALSTTFAVPETAGAGTPSPDELAVDEQVLTEPVLSPFREELLALPQSWDAVVEVVRRCGLPELLEEFAPGLTVAGAPEEEPGTLDDRRRALAADAGRLIFAEQHGTDLGLKFLTTEPVRRLIADHSTDLPVAVVVGAKGSGKTFTFARMCAQKTWERFAAENDQHVQRSARVVPVLDPANIAEQGDASPQQLRDAVAGGVGITADEIRAHLSAGLRHERAVEAEFWRDRWLECLARAAGADGGVPAEDFLIRTNQAPDAVLFVVDGLEDWLETLDSEPKRVALRALLMDVPAWLRRLRSRSLGLVVFVRQDLVRTAIRQNLGQFLARYSAYELRWEAEDALRLSLWVAVNAGAVTEPSRPIADMGFDEIVRALLPLWGAKLGTESSREAWTERWVPAALADFNAEIQARDIVRFLCEAAKVSVGDGRWSDRVLTPAAMRRALVACSRAKVEEIGQENPRLGELLQRMSSFSESVKMPFEASDVALESDEAQDLEEWGALAKDADGRYRMPEIYRHALGFRTQGRARVVRGL, from the coding sequence ATGGCCGAGAGGCTCTTCACCTGGGTCGATGTGGATGCCCACCTCGCGGAGGCCGCGGTCGCGGGTGAATGGCCGGACTGGTTGCTGGAGGCCGACGCCTGGTGGGACGGGCTGGAGCTGTCTGTGCGGCCCGGAACCACGGAGGCCATGGTCCGGGATTGGCTGGACGCCCTGTTCGGCCTGGGCTCCACCGCGGAACACGACGGCGGCCTCGAACTGGGGCTGGACCGGCCGAGTTCCCACGCCCCTGACGCCTTGGAGGTGAGGCTGGTCGCGGCCGGGCAACGCGAAAAGGTGACGCGACGGCCTCGTCTCGGCGAGCGGCGTGTCGTGCGGGAACTGGGCGAATCGCTCGCCCGCCCCCTGAGCGCCGAGTTCCCCGGAGACAAGCAGCTGATCGCCTTCCACTCCTTCAAGGGCGGGGTGGGGCGCACCTTGCACGCGGTGGCGCTGGCCGACCATCTCGCCATGCGGGGACAGCGTGTTCTCCTGATCGACGCGGACCTCGAGGCACCTGGCATCACCTGGATGTACCAGGCACAGCATGGTCGCTGCGACATCGCGTACGAGGACCTGCTCGCCCTGCTGCACTCGGCCCAGCAGGGGGACGCGACGCGGGCCGTGGAGATCGCCGCGGCCTTTCTGCCGAACCAGCGGGTGTCGAAGTATCCGGGGACGGGATGGGTGACGGTGCTGCCCGCCGGCCGACGGACGCGGCTCGGTCCGCCGCGGATCGCCCCCGCGGACCTGCTGACCGAAGACCGGTCACCGTACTTCCTGAGCGAGTCGCTCGCCGCGCTCGCCGAGGCGGCCGGGGCGGACACGGTCGTCCTCGATCTTCGTGCGGGCGCGTCCGAGCTGGCTGCCCCGATCCTGCTCGACCCCCGCGTCATGAGGGTGTTCGTCACCACCGTCAGCAGCCAGTCCCTGCAAGGCACCGAAACGCTGATCCGCCAGTTGGGCGGGCAGTCACCGGCTGTGGCGGGGGTCGACCCCGCGCCCGGCGCCGTCATCACCCAGTACCGGCTGGACGTTCACGACGGCCACGCCGAGCAGGCGCGGACGCGGCTGTCCGCCGCCTTGTCCACGACCTTCGCGGTGCCGGAGACGGCCGGCGCGGGCACGCCCTCCCCGGACGAACTGGCGGTGGACGAACAGGTCCTGACCGAACCGGTGTTGAGCCCCTTCCGTGAGGAACTGCTCGCCCTGCCGCAGAGCTGGGACGCGGTGGTGGAGGTCGTACGACGGTGCGGCCTGCCCGAGCTGCTGGAAGAGTTCGCCCCCGGCCTGACGGTCGCCGGTGCGCCGGAAGAGGAGCCCGGCACGCTGGACGACCGCCGGCGTGCTCTGGCGGCCGACGCGGGTCGCTTGATCTTTGCCGAGCAGCACGGCACTGACCTGGGCCTCAAGTTCCTCACCACCGAGCCGGTGCGCCGGCTCATCGCCGACCACAGCACTGATCTCCCCGTGGCGGTCGTAGTAGGGGCCAAGGGGTCGGGCAAGACGTTCACGTTCGCCCGTATGTGCGCCCAGAAGACGTGGGAGCGCTTCGCCGCCGAGAACGACCAGCACGTCCAGCGCTCCGCGCGCGTGGTGCCCGTGCTGGACCCGGCGAACATCGCCGAACAGGGTGACGCGTCGCCCCAGCAGCTGCGTGACGCGGTGGCGGGCGGTGTCGGCATCACCGCGGACGAGATCCGCGCACATCTCAGCGCGGGTCTGCGCCACGAACGGGCGGTAGAAGCCGAGTTCTGGCGCGACCGTTGGCTGGAGTGCCTGGCCCGGGCGGCGGGCGCCGACGGAGGCGTTCCCGCCGAGGACTTCCTCATCCGGACCAACCAGGCCCCGGACGCGGTCCTGTTCGTTGTCGACGGCTTGGAGGACTGGCTGGAGACGCTGGACTCCGAGCCCAAACGCGTTGCCCTGCGGGCGCTGTTGATGGACGTTCCCGCCTGGTTGCGCCGACTGCGCAGCCGGTCGCTCGGCCTTGTCGTCTTCGTCCGGCAAGACTTGGTCCGTACGGCCATCCGGCAGAACCTCGGGCAGTTCCTCGCCCGCTACTCAGCTTACGAACTGCGGTGGGAGGCCGAGGACGCGCTGCGACTGTCCCTCTGGGTGGCGGTGAACGCGGGAGCGGTCACCGAGCCGTCCCGTCCGATCGCGGACATGGGCTTCGACGAGATCGTCCGGGCTTTGCTGCCGTTGTGGGGGGCGAAACTGGGCACGGAGTCCTCACGGGAGGCCTGGACCGAGCGTTGGGTACCGGCGGCACTCGCGGACTTCAACGCAGAGATCCAGGCGCGGGACATCGTGCGCTTCTTGTGCGAGGCGGCCAAGGTGTCCGTGGGCGACGGCCGCTGGTCCGACCGCGTGCTGACCCCGGCGGCCATGCGCAGGGCGCTGGTGGCGTGCAGCCGTGCCAAGGTCGAGGAGATCGGTCAGGAGAATCCCCGGTTGGGGGAGCTTCTTCAGCGCATGTCGAGTTTCTCGGAGTCGGTGAAGATGCCGTTCGAGGCGTCCGACGTCGCACTGGAGTCGGACGAGGCGCAGGACCTCGAAGAGTGGGGCGCGCTGGCCAAGGACGCCGACGGCCGCTACCGCATGCCCGAGATCTACCGGCATGCCCTGGGCTTTCGTACGCAGGGAAGGGCGCGGGTGGTCAGAGGGCTGTGA
- a CDS encoding bifunctional uroporphyrinogen-III C-methyltransferase/uroporphyrinogen-III synthase has protein sequence MSPTALPAAGPEHGHVTFLGAGPGDPGLLTLRAVEALSNADVLIAEPEVLDVIRTHARQGVSVVHTDGDLSTSPPGTPQLTVVDGTSTTAAAPSPARDAAHLVMEAARGGRRVVRAVPGDPGLDTDAAEEMLACAAAGVPFEVVPGVAAAVGVPAYAGVPLRDADGADVRFVDARTASDRCWTEVGASDGTVVVSTTLDAVAAAAGELVSAGRKPDTPLTVTVAGTTTRQRTWSATLGTIAQTLKQAKVLPSPDGGRPVIAVVGERSAAARRDQLSWFESKPLFGWKVLVPRTKEQSAALSDQLRSYGAVPHEVPTIAVEPPRTPQQMERAVKGLVTGRYEWIAFTSVNAVKAVREKFEEYGLDARAFAGIKVAAVGEQTARALIAFGVKPDLVPSGEQSAAGLLEDWPPYDPVFDPIDRVFLPRADIATETLVAGLIELGWEVDDVTAYRTVRASPPPAETREAIKGGGFDAVLFTSSSTVRNLVGIAGKPHNVTVIACIGPATAKTAEEHGLRVDVMAPEPSVAKLAEALADFGAKRRDAALESGDPVTRPSERRPGARRRRSTT, from the coding sequence TTGAGCCCCACCGCCCTTCCTGCCGCCGGTCCGGAACACGGGCACGTCACCTTCCTCGGTGCCGGACCCGGGGATCCGGGACTGCTGACTCTGCGCGCCGTGGAGGCACTGTCGAACGCGGACGTCCTGATCGCCGAGCCCGAGGTGCTCGATGTGATCCGGACGCACGCGCGGCAGGGCGTCTCCGTCGTGCACACCGACGGGGACCTGTCCACGTCGCCACCGGGCACGCCGCAGCTCACGGTCGTTGACGGCACGTCAACCACCGCCGCTGCCCCGTCTCCTGCCCGGGATGCCGCTCATCTTGTCATGGAGGCCGCGCGGGGCGGCAGGCGGGTGGTGCGTGCGGTCCCGGGTGACCCCGGGCTCGACACGGACGCCGCCGAGGAGATGCTGGCGTGCGCCGCGGCCGGGGTGCCCTTCGAGGTCGTACCCGGCGTGGCGGCCGCGGTCGGTGTGCCGGCGTACGCCGGTGTGCCGCTGCGGGACGCGGACGGCGCGGACGTCCGGTTCGTGGACGCCCGTACCGCCTCCGACCGCTGCTGGACCGAGGTCGGCGCCTCCGACGGCACGGTGGTCGTCTCCACCACCCTGGACGCGGTGGCCGCCGCGGCGGGCGAGCTGGTCTCGGCCGGCCGCAAGCCGGACACCCCGCTGACGGTCACCGTCGCCGGTACGACGACGCGCCAGCGCACCTGGTCCGCGACGCTCGGCACCATCGCGCAGACGCTGAAGCAGGCGAAGGTGCTGCCCTCGCCGGACGGCGGCCGCCCGGTGATAGCCGTGGTCGGCGAGCGCTCCGCCGCCGCCCGGCGCGACCAGCTGTCGTGGTTCGAGTCCAAGCCGCTGTTCGGCTGGAAGGTGCTCGTGCCGCGCACGAAGGAGCAGTCGGCGGCGCTCTCCGACCAGCTGCGCTCCTACGGCGCGGTGCCGCACGAGGTCCCCACCATCGCGGTGGAGCCGCCGCGCACGCCCCAGCAGATGGAGCGCGCGGTCAAGGGCCTGGTCACCGGCCGCTACGAGTGGATCGCCTTCACGTCGGTCAACGCGGTGAAGGCGGTGCGGGAGAAGTTCGAGGAGTACGGCCTCGACGCGCGGGCCTTCGCGGGTATCAAGGTGGCCGCGGTGGGCGAGCAGACGGCTCGCGCGCTGATCGCCTTCGGAGTGAAGCCGGACCTGGTGCCGAGCGGCGAGCAGTCGGCGGCCGGTCTCCTGGAGGACTGGCCCCCCTACGACCCGGTCTTCGACCCGATCGACCGTGTCTTCCTGCCCCGCGCCGACATCGCCACGGAGACCCTGGTGGCCGGGCTGATCGAGCTGGGCTGGGAGGTCGACGACGTCACGGCGTACCGCACCGTGCGCGCCTCGCCGCCGCCGGCCGAGACCCGCGAGGCGATCAAGGGCGGCGGCTTCGACGCGGTCCTGTTCACCTCGTCCTCCACGGTCCGCAACCTGGTCGGCATCGCGGGCAAGCCGCACAACGTGACGGTGATCGCCTGCATCGGTCCCGCGACGGCGAAGACGGCCGAGGAACACGGCCTGCGCGTCGACGTGATGGCCCCGGAGCCCTCGGTCGCGAAACTGGCCGAGGCCCTGGCCGACTTCGGCGCGAAGCGCCGGGACGCGGCGCTGGAGTCGGGCGACCCGGTGACCCGCCCGAGCGAGCGCCGGCCGGGGGCGCGGCGGCGTCGTTCGACGACCTGA
- the hemC gene encoding hydroxymethylbilane synthase → MSDKALRLGTRRSKLAMAQSGQVAEAVRRVTGRPVELVEITTYGDTSREHLAQIGGTGVFVTALRDALVRGEVDFAVHSLKDLPTAEPEDLVLAALPVREDPRDVLVARDELKFTDLPRGARIGTGSPRRMAQLNAYARAHGLDIETVPIRGNVDTRIRYVRDGELDAVVLAAAGLHRIGRIEEVTDFLSVDTVLPAPGQGALAIECAAQRADLIAALGELDDPFTRAAVTAERSLLAALEAGCSAPVGALADLLGGGQFVKEMRLRAVVGTTDGTRMVQLSTTGPVPQTHEGALALGSDLATEMLAQGAAGLMGERAH, encoded by the coding sequence ATGAGTGACAAGGCACTGCGACTGGGAACCAGGCGGAGCAAGCTCGCCATGGCCCAGTCCGGTCAGGTGGCGGAGGCCGTCCGCCGGGTGACCGGGCGACCGGTCGAGCTGGTCGAGATCACGACGTACGGCGACACCTCCCGCGAGCACCTCGCGCAGATCGGCGGCACCGGCGTGTTCGTCACGGCGCTGCGCGACGCGCTGGTGCGCGGCGAGGTCGACTTCGCCGTTCACTCGCTCAAGGACCTCCCCACGGCCGAGCCCGAGGACCTGGTCCTGGCCGCCCTGCCGGTGCGCGAGGACCCGCGGGACGTGCTCGTCGCGCGCGACGAGCTGAAGTTCACCGACCTGCCGCGCGGCGCCCGCATAGGCACCGGCTCCCCGCGCCGCATGGCCCAGCTGAACGCGTACGCCCGCGCCCACGGACTGGACATCGAGACGGTCCCGATCCGCGGCAACGTGGACACCCGCATCCGGTACGTCCGCGACGGCGAGCTCGACGCGGTCGTCCTGGCCGCCGCCGGACTCCACCGGATCGGCCGTATCGAAGAGGTGACCGACTTCCTGTCGGTCGACACGGTTCTGCCCGCCCCCGGCCAGGGGGCCCTGGCGATCGAGTGCGCCGCCCAGCGCGCGGACCTGATCGCGGCGCTCGGCGAGCTCGACGACCCGTTCACGCGGGCCGCCGTGACCGCCGAACGGTCACTGCTCGCCGCCCTGGAGGCCGGTTGCAGCGCACCTGTGGGTGCGCTGGCCGACTTGTTGGGGGGCGGCCAGTTTGTCAAGGAAATGCGCCTGCGCGCCGTCGTCGGGACCACCGACGGCACCCGCATGGTGCAGTTGTCCACCACCGGTCCCGTGCCCCAGACGCACGAGGGTGCGCTGGCACTCGGTAGCGACCTCGCCACCGAGATGCTCGCCCAGGGCGCGGCCGGTCTGATGGGGGAGCGAGCACATTGA
- a CDS encoding glutamyl-tRNA reductase: MSLLVVGLSHRSAPVSVLERAALTADAQTKLLHDTVAAEPATEAAVLATCNRIELYADVDKFHAGVAELSTLLAQHSGVGLEELTPYLYVHYEDRAVHHLFSVACGLDSMVVGEGQILGQIKDSLARAQDLHTAGKLLNDLFQQALRVGKRAHSETGIDRAGQSLVTFGLEQLAAGGDVQRWAAGRRALVIGAGSMSSLAAATLARAGVAEVVVANRTFDRAERLAEILQEADDNAVAARAVRMNAVPDELTRADVVVSCTGATGLVLTAESVAQAVEGRTGQPAVTEPVFTAVKPGAPVPAADENCPLDLAAAQPGFSVLGEGAVAGMDAATLEQHATWAAGGTVDRRPASGRTTDTPEADAELITALAATAATVGRIPERRRPEPVAERPAPVVFLLDLAMPRDIDAAVHRLAGARLVDIESLAEASADAPMAADVDQVRRIVSDEVAAFGAAMRAAHITPTVVALRTMAADVVAAEIARLHGRLPDLDDRQRGEIRQAVHRVVDKLLHAPTVRVKQLAAEPGGTGYADALRTLFDLDPETVASVSRAEDSTETKDRPA, from the coding sequence ATGAGCCTCCTCGTCGTCGGACTGAGCCACCGCAGCGCCCCGGTCAGCGTGCTGGAGCGGGCGGCGCTGACCGCGGACGCCCAGACCAAGCTGCTGCACGACACGGTCGCCGCCGAGCCCGCCACCGAGGCCGCGGTGCTCGCCACCTGCAACCGCATCGAGCTGTACGCCGACGTGGACAAGTTCCACGCGGGCGTCGCCGAGCTGTCCACGCTGCTCGCCCAGCACAGCGGCGTCGGCCTGGAAGAACTGACCCCCTACCTGTACGTCCACTACGAGGACCGGGCCGTCCACCACCTCTTCTCGGTGGCCTGCGGCCTGGACTCGATGGTCGTCGGCGAGGGCCAGATCCTCGGCCAGATCAAGGACTCCCTGGCCCGCGCCCAGGACCTGCACACCGCGGGCAAGCTGCTGAACGACCTGTTCCAGCAGGCCCTGCGGGTCGGCAAGCGCGCCCACTCCGAGACCGGCATCGACCGCGCGGGCCAGTCCCTGGTCACCTTCGGCCTGGAGCAGCTGGCCGCGGGCGGCGACGTCCAGCGGTGGGCGGCCGGCCGCCGGGCGCTGGTGATCGGCGCCGGTTCGATGTCCTCGCTGGCCGCCGCCACGCTCGCGCGGGCCGGGGTCGCCGAGGTCGTCGTCGCCAACCGCACCTTCGACCGTGCCGAGCGCCTCGCCGAGATCCTCCAGGAGGCCGACGACAACGCGGTGGCCGCCCGTGCGGTACGGATGAACGCCGTGCCGGACGAGCTGACACGTGCCGACGTCGTCGTCTCCTGTACCGGGGCGACCGGCCTGGTGCTCACGGCGGAGTCGGTCGCGCAGGCGGTCGAGGGCCGCACCGGGCAGCCGGCCGTCACCGAGCCCGTTTTCACGGCCGTGAAGCCCGGGGCCCCGGTGCCCGCAGCCGACGAGAACTGCCCCCTCGACCTGGCCGCCGCCCAGCCCGGCTTCTCCGTCCTCGGCGAGGGCGCCGTGGCCGGCATGGACGCGGCCACCCTGGAGCAGCACGCGACCTGGGCCGCCGGGGGCACCGTCGACCGGCGCCCGGCGAGTGGTCGTACCACCGACACCCCCGAGGCGGACGCCGAGCTGATCACCGCGCTCGCCGCGACCGCCGCCACCGTGGGCCGGATTCCCGAGCGGCGCCGCCCCGAGCCGGTCGCCGAGCGTCCGGCGCCCGTCGTCTTCCTCCTCGACCTGGCCATGCCCCGCGACATCGACGCCGCCGTGCACCGCCTCGCCGGGGCGCGCCTGGTGGACATCGAGTCGCTCGCCGAGGCATCCGCGGACGCCCCGATGGCGGCCGACGTGGACCAGGTGCGGCGTATCGTCTCCGACGAGGTCGCGGCCTTCGGGGCGGCCATGCGGGCGGCGCACATCACGCCCACCGTGGTCGCGCTGCGCACCATGGCCGCGGATGTCGTCGCCGCCGAGATCGCGCGGCTGCACGGCCGCCTGCCCGACCTGGACGACCGCCAGCGCGGCGAGATCCGCCAGGCCGTGCACCGGGTCGTCGACAAGCTGCTGCACGCGCCGACCGTACGGGTCAAGCAGCTCGCGGCCGAGCCCGGTGGCACCGGGTACGCGGACGCGCTGCGCACCCTGTTCGACCTCGACCCCGAGACGGTCGCCTCCGTCTCCCGGGCCGAGGACAGCACAGAAACGAAGGACCGACCGGCATGA
- a CDS encoding redox-sensing transcriptional repressor Rex codes for MATGRTHRPATRSRGIPEATVARLPLYLRALTALSERSVPTVSSEELAAAAGVNSAKLRKDFSYLGSYGTRGVGYDVEYLVYQISRELGLTQDWPVVIVGIGNLGAALANYGGFASRGFRVAALIDADPGLTGKPVAGIPVQHTDDLEKIIKDDRVSIGVIATPAGAAQPVCDRLVAAGVTSILNFAPTVLSVPDGVDVRKVDLSIELQILAFHEQRKSGEETAAGDGAQPAVTPRDDADQGPDGDVPAVMPA; via the coding sequence GTGGCAACTGGCCGAACACACCGACCGGCGACCCGCAGCCGAGGAATTCCCGAGGCCACCGTCGCCAGGCTTCCGCTGTACCTCCGAGCCCTGACCGCGCTGTCCGAGCGCTCGGTGCCCACGGTCTCCTCCGAGGAGCTGGCCGCGGCCGCGGGGGTCAACTCCGCCAAGCTGCGCAAGGACTTCTCGTACCTGGGCTCCTACGGAACGCGCGGTGTCGGCTACGACGTGGAGTATCTCGTCTACCAGATCTCCCGCGAACTCGGCCTCACCCAGGACTGGCCGGTTGTCATCGTCGGTATCGGCAACCTCGGCGCCGCCCTCGCCAACTACGGCGGGTTCGCCTCCCGCGGGTTCCGCGTGGCCGCGCTGATAGACGCGGACCCGGGCCTGACCGGCAAGCCGGTCGCGGGCATCCCGGTGCAGCACACCGACGACCTCGAGAAGATCATCAAGGACGACCGGGTCTCCATCGGCGTCATCGCCACCCCGGCCGGCGCCGCCCAGCCGGTCTGCGACCGGCTCGTGGCCGCCGGGGTCACCTCCATCCTGAACTTCGCGCCGACCGTGCTGTCCGTGCCGGACGGCGTCGACGTGCGCAAGGTCGACCTGTCGATCGAACTCCAGATCCTCGCCTTCCACGAGCAGCGCAAGTCCGGCGAGGAGACCGCGGCCGGCGACGGCGCCCAGCCCGCCGTCACCCCCCGCGACGACGCCGACCAGGGGCCCGACGGGGACGTACCCGCCGTGATGCCCGCATGA
- a CDS encoding glutaredoxin family protein encodes MAGMSPLFRRSGDKNPRPGPGERLVTLIRKPGCHLCDDAQAVIEKVCGELGVPWDQKDIGEDKALYDQYWEQIPVVLVDGEQHTFWRVNADRLRKALTE; translated from the coding sequence ATGGCCGGTATGAGTCCACTCTTCCGACGTAGCGGCGACAAGAACCCGCGGCCCGGGCCCGGCGAGCGGCTGGTCACGCTGATCCGCAAGCCCGGCTGCCATCTGTGCGACGACGCGCAGGCCGTGATCGAGAAGGTCTGCGGGGAACTCGGGGTGCCCTGGGACCAGAAGGACATCGGCGAGGACAAGGCGCTGTACGACCAGTACTGGGAGCAGATCCCCGTGGTCCTCGTCGACGGGGAGCAGCACACCTTCTGGCGCGTGAACGCCGACCGGCTCCGCAAGGCACTGACCGAGTAG
- a CDS encoding HAD-IB family hydrolase: MAALGWLTPRRRSATARSVLAGEASAEAARKSSEEAQETARPDAEEPAFPVIGDTSAAAFFDLDNTVMQGAAIFHFGRGLYKRKFFETRDLARFAWQQAWFRLAGVEDPEHMQDARDSALSIVKGHRVVELQTIGEEIYDEYMADRIWPGTRALAQAHLDAGQKVWLVTAAPVEIATVIARRLGLTGALGTVAESVDGIYTGRLVGEPLHGPAKAEAVRALAAAEGLDLARCAAYSDSHNDIPMLSLVGHPYAINPDAKLRKHAREKDWRLRDYRTGRRAAKVGIPAAAGVGAVAGGTAAAIALSRRRR; this comes from the coding sequence ATGGCCGCTCTCGGATGGCTCACTCCCCGTAGGCGCTCCGCCACGGCGCGGAGCGTGTTGGCAGGCGAGGCTTCTGCGGAGGCCGCCCGCAAATCCTCGGAGGAGGCGCAGGAGACCGCGCGGCCCGACGCGGAGGAACCGGCTTTCCCGGTGATCGGCGACACCAGCGCGGCCGCCTTCTTCGACCTCGACAACACCGTGATGCAGGGCGCCGCGATCTTCCACTTCGGGCGCGGCCTGTACAAGCGGAAGTTCTTCGAGACCCGCGACCTGGCACGGTTCGCCTGGCAGCAGGCGTGGTTCCGGCTGGCCGGGGTCGAGGACCCCGAGCACATGCAGGACGCCCGCGACTCGGCGCTGTCCATCGTCAAGGGCCATCGCGTCGTCGAGCTCCAGACCATCGGCGAGGAGATCTACGACGAGTACATGGCCGACCGCATCTGGCCGGGCACCCGCGCGCTCGCCCAGGCGCACCTGGACGCCGGGCAGAAGGTGTGGCTGGTCACGGCGGCGCCGGTGGAGATCGCCACGGTGATCGCGCGCCGGCTGGGCCTGACCGGGGCGCTCGGGACGGTCGCGGAGTCGGTGGACGGCATCTACACCGGCCGGCTGGTCGGCGAGCCGCTGCACGGGCCCGCGAAGGCGGAGGCGGTGCGCGCGCTGGCCGCGGCGGAGGGGCTGGACCTCGCCCGCTGCGCGGCGTACAGCGACAGCCACAACGACATCCCGATGCTCTCGCTCGTCGGCCACCCGTACGCCATCAACCCGGACGCGAAGCTGCGCAAGCATGCGCGGGAGAAGGACTGGCGGCTTCGGGACTACCGCACGGGACGCAGGGCGGCGAAGGTGGGGATCCCGGCGGCGGCCGGTGTCGGCGCGGTGGCCGGTGGCACCGCGGCGGCGATCGCCCTGAGTCGCCGGCGCCGATAG